The following nucleotide sequence is from Trifolium pratense cultivar HEN17-A07 linkage group LG2, ARS_RC_1.1, whole genome shotgun sequence.
caaaaacaaatacttTCTCAGGATCCACCCACCGCAGGATCCACCGCGTTGCTCCTACAAATCcttccatcttcttccttcCCCCCACCGCAGGATCCACCGCGTTGCTCCTACAAATCcttccatcttcttccttcCCCCCACCGCAGGATCCACCGCGTTGCTCCTTCCTCCAGTCCATAACCATTGTAGCAAATCAAACGAGCAAATACTTCTGGTTTGGATCGATCGAGAAGCAGAGCAAAGTGAAGACAACGGAAGGTTCTTTGAGGTAAGTTTATCCGGCTTAATTATTTCCCTTAAATCCTTCATTTTTTGTCGACTATTCACGCTAGAATCCGCCTCAAATTCATAAAGATTTTCATAGATATGTTTATGAAATAGGGATGGTTAAACATTTGCTATGTCTGTTAAATATGTAGGCTTTGAGTCATGGAGGGTAGACCAAACAGTCAAAATCCATTGTTCGTGAACTTAGCTTCAGGGGAAGTAAGTGAATGTTGctattatgttttaattttcttGTCATATAACTACATATTATTTGGAGAattgtttatataaaaaatttggattttATTGTTGTTAACGACTAAATTGTCCGGTAAAAAATTTCTGAGGATCAAAATGGGTCTTCACTCTAAAATTTATATGCAATGACCCTTTAAAACTTACATTGTTGGAATTCTCAAATACAATTTTATGCACAATCTGGTTTACTCAATTTTGCCCACCAAGTGTTTGCTGAAATGTGTGAGCAATGTGTTCTCTCTTGGACGGCTCATGCTAGGGTGAGAGAGCCTATCATATCTCTCACCAGTGGCAACTCTTAATGGCCGTTAGATTTAGTGGTCTATATATTTTAGTGTAAGTTTTTATACCATatttttccctttcttctcCATGCTCTTGTTAACCTGGATTTTATTTTACTTCGTATTTTTTCCATTTCCTGATTATTGTTCatgatttctttttattctttgtatttttttgatttgttaTGACTCTACTTTTTCGTCAATTTCAACCTTTTCCATAACTTCTATTGATTCCTCTGAAGTGGTGATTGACCATTCTTGAAATTTCCAAGGTGATGGAACATAGATTTAAGACTTGAAACTCCATTGATTATCATGAATTTTTAGAAACTTCAGCTTCAAAAGCcttcaattcaattaaaaaactttaaaataaattttttaaaaattgatcttGAGAGGATGTAGAAAGTGTTAGAAtttgaatgaagaaaaaaaagtgacaGTGAGATTAATAGAGAAATGAAGGAAAGAACATTAGGGGAAGCATCTGAATTCTGAAACATTGTATTAGGTGTATTAGGAAAGAACATTAATGAACATTGAGAAAAATGTCAAGGTAAAggtagagagagaagagaggGACATTGATACAGTGTGGCGTATGTATCATGCATTTTCACCAACGAATGGTCCAGATTCAATCTTTTGGTAGTTCACCCGTGAGCTATCTTGTTGAATCAGGTGGTAGCTTCGAAAACTGGTTAGTTTCTGAAGGTGTTTTGCCACCTCTTATAAGACTAGTCGAATCAGGTAGTACTTTTGGTAAAGAAAAGGCTATTGTTTCTCTTCAGAGGCTGACGATGTCGGAGGAAACAACTCGTGCTATTGTTGGACATGGAGGGGTTCCTCCGTTAATCGAGCTTTGTCAGGTTGGTGATTCTGTTTCACAATCTGCAGCAGCTTGTACTTTGAAGAATATCTCGGCTGTTCCGGAAGTGAGAAATGTTTTGGCTGAAGAAGGTGTTGTTAAGGTTATGATCAATCTACTCTGCAATGGAATTTTGTTAGGTACTAAAGAGTATGCTGCTGAATGTTTGCAGAATCTCACTGCAAGCAATGAGAGTCTAAGAAAATCGGTTATATCAGAAGGCGGTGTTCAGAGTCTTTTAGCTTATCTTGATGGTCCACTTCCTCAAGAATCTGCAGTTGGTGCATTGAGGAATCTCGTCGGTTCGGTTCCCGAGGAAACATTGGTTTCTGTCAGAATACTTCCTTGCTTAGTTCATGTGTTGAAGTCAGGATCGTTAGGTGCGAAACAAGGCGCAGTGTCGGTTATATGCAAAATTTGCAGCACAATTGAGATGAAGAAAATGTTAGGTGAAGTTGGTTGCATACCTCTATTGATCAACATGCTTGAGGCTAAAGCAAATACTGCTAAAGAACTTGCAGCACAAGCAATTGCAAGCTTGATGATTTTGTCTGAGAATCGAAGAGAAGTTAAGAAAGACGATAAAAGTGTGCCGAATTTGGTTCAATTGCTTGATCCAAGTCAACAAAATACTGCAAAGAAATATGCAGTTTGTTGTCTTGCATCACTTTCTTCATCTAAGAAATCCAAGAAGTTGATGATTTCATATGGAGCAATAGGGTATTTGAAAAAGCTTATTGAGATGGAGATTCCAGGTGCTAAAAAGTTGCTTGAGAGATTGGAAAGAGGGAAACTCAGAAGTTTGTTTAGCAGAAAATAGATTATGAtgccttttctttttattgtattgttATTATGatgctttttcttttatcaCTTTTGTTCTTATCAATGTTATTGTTTCATTGTCTGAATGAAACAAGTAGTTTAGAATGTAAAACTGTGGAATTCAAAATATTTGGCAATTTGTGTAATCAATGTTtagattatatatttaatcCATCTTGTTACCTGTGTAATCAATGTTTGAATCTTTAGATTATACTATACTTTTGAAAActagtactagtactactaTTCTTTTGcactgtgtgatttttttattgacttttgACAGTAATaactcaaattttttaaaatttgattatttgattttcttttggaCTCTTAAGGTGATGAATTATTATTAGGGACTgtcaatatttaatattattgtaacTATAATGTATTCTAGATTATTCTTAACATATCATATTTGCTTAAAGTAGATTAAGAAGTTATTGAATTTTCTATGAATGGAAAAGATAAAGATATCTATGAAAAAATTTAACTGCCATGTAAGATGAAGGAGacatttgtaccaaaaaaaaatgaaggaaacaaaaaaataatttttatatggtgAACTAGTTCGCATCCTATAATGTGAAgtgttgtttttcaatttttgcagtTTTACACATTCGCGAGTTAGCATGCGAAGTGCAGTGTTCcagttttacaattttatacaCTCGCTTCCTAAGTAACGAGGGGTAAATTAGAATTACCAGGAGGCGCGCATGTATACCTGGGGTGCGAAAAGTAGAActctaaaataaataacttcAATTAAATAACAACCTAAATGGGCTAGTATTGTGAAAACATAAATGGGCCACCTATTAAAACCCAAATGTTGTCTGTTCAACCTAAAAAATTgtcgtaaaaataaaattggttttttcttAACCCTTACAATTACAATAATAAAGGTGCATCAAGTTTTGAAATTAATATagtttctttatatatattttgattttaaaaacttagagtgtgtttggatgagggattctagaaattcaagggattttaaatactaagcaattcaattgaattcccttgattttcaaattccagtgtttggataaagtgttgaaattccatcaattgtaaaattctttgtttgggtaatgtaattgaatttccttcatttaattttatttattttaataaaatcgatcctaaacccaaaaattggccgaaaaaccgaaaaatcggtcaaaaaccataaattggctgaaaacctaaaatcgactataaatcctaaaatcggccgaaaaacctaaaatcggccgataatccgaaaaaattgagttttttgggtttagggacgattttagattcttcggccgattttttggatgttggccgattttgggttttcggtcgatttttggtttttcggccgattttttgggttttcggccgattttaggatttatagtcgattttaggtttttttgccgatttttcgggtttccggccgattttagggtttatagtcgattttttggattttggctgattttaggttttcagccgattttttgggtttttggtcgatttttggtttttcggccgattttttgggttttcggccgattttagggtttatagtcgatttttttattttggccgattttaggttttttttgctGATTTTTCGGGTTTCCGGCCGATTtaagggtttatagtcgattttttggattttggctgattttaggttttcagccgattttttgggttttcggtcgatttttggtttttcggccgattttttgggttttcggccgattttagggtttatagtcgattttttaattttggccgattttaggttttttttgctGATTTTTCGGGtttccggccgattttagggtttatagtcgattttttggattttggctgattttaggttttcagccgattttttgggttttcggtcgatttttggtttttcggccgattttttgggttttcggccgattttagggtttatagttgattttttaattttggccgattttaggttttttttgccgatttttcgggtttccggccgattttagggtttatagtcaattttttcgattttggccgattttaggttttcagccgattttttgggtttttggccgattttttgggttttcggccgattttagggtttattgacgattttttaaattttgtaatttttaaaatttttaaaattttaaaatttttaaaatttttaaattttataaaaaaaaagataaattaaaaaaaacctaCAAATCACTGTAGCAACAATTTTCCTGTAAATCATCCACACAATTCATTGTATTTTCAACACATCTAGTGGTGGAAAATTAGTCTTCACCAGTGGGAGACATCATCCACTTACCCACACTAGCATCCCCCGTCTATTAGGAGTACATCATCATTTTATTCTAACAGTAACACATCATTTGTAGAATTAATGTATAACTTTTGTATCTTAGTTTTaagaaattaatcaaattatataGTAAGACAAGTCAATCAAGCCAAGCttgttattttattgttttgtttgtatAATATAAAGAATCCAACCTTTTCGCCTCGGTGGAATACCTCAGTCAACCTGAAGACCAAATTAACTCTCTCGATTTTTAGGATGCGAGCACTTTTCGCATTTTAAGTagcgagtgacaatattttatattcaaaCCCAACGTTTGCGCCCCATGAAtgcaaaaattatgaaaaaaagagTTTGCATTCTAGTAAGCGAGCTGAGTTTGCATCCTAGAATGCGAAATCTTTTTTcatgatatttttcatttaagGGTGCGCAGACGCTGaatttgagttaaaaatattatcaCTCGCTACTTAGCATGCAAACTCAAACACAGTTCGGTACCTAGAATGCGAACAAAAATACAGTTTGCTATTTAATgtgaatttatatttattttatgtgtatAATTTACTTCTTTATTTGGtagtaattaacttttttttttttaaccaaacaaacttactgcatttcattaattatcaaaagttcaatataTGAAGGAATAATTTcaaatctcatttttttttatagtaattaacttgattgtattattttattattattattattattaatagttaatattatattgtttttttatgatgaaaaatattgtttatgtttctatttttatattcgtaattttatgcaattttatcttattttttctataatttttttattgactttttatttatttattttcttataatatattattgagttgatCGTAATAATCTCTTTTGTTGCTAATTTTATGAGTATatattgttctgttttgttccaATTTATGATATGTTTTGTATCTATTTTTAAGTATATCATTTCCTTGTATTTATCTGATAttcgttatatatatatatatatatatatatatatgggggctgctaatttagacccagttgggtctaaattagcaaggtgcaccttttgagttggacaaaaataccctttctttttttaaaaaaaaaaaaaaaaaaacatattggcgctgatccagtgtcgcgcgccaaccgcaggaccaccgttacagaccgttgatttccatcagacggccaagagataatctcatcatggctgtcggatcaatcagacagtccagataatccatctccatgataagacagcgcgtgcaccacactagatctgcgcctggagagag
It contains:
- the LOC123908929 gene encoding protein spotted leaf 11-like isoform X1, whose amino-acid sequence is MEGRPNSQNPLFVNLASGERLTMSEETTRAIVGHGGVPPLIELCQVGDSVSQSAAACTLKNISAVPEVRNVLAEEGVVKVMINLLCNGILLGTKEYAAECLQNLTASNESLRKSVISEGGVQSLLAYLDGPLPQESAVGALRNLVGSVPEETLVSVRILPCLVHVLKSGSLGAKQGAVSVICKICSTIEMKKMLGEVGCIPLLINMLEAKANTAKELAAQAIASLMILSENRREVKKDDKSVPNLVQLLDPSQQNTAKKYAVCCLASLSSSKKSKKLMISYGAIGYLKKLIEMEIPGAKKLLERLERGKLRSLFSRK
- the LOC123908929 gene encoding protein spotted leaf 11-like isoform X2, which encodes MSEETTRAIVGHGGVPPLIELCQVGDSVSQSAAACTLKNISAVPEVRNVLAEEGVVKVMINLLCNGILLGTKEYAAECLQNLTASNESLRKSVISEGGVQSLLAYLDGPLPQESAVGALRNLVGSVPEETLVSVRILPCLVHVLKSGSLGAKQGAVSVICKICSTIEMKKMLGEVGCIPLLINMLEAKANTAKELAAQAIASLMILSENRREVKKDDKSVPNLVQLLDPSQQNTAKKYAVCCLASLSSSKKSKKLMISYGAIGYLKKLIEMEIPGAKKLLERLERGKLRSLFSRK